In one Gossypium hirsutum isolate 1008001.06 chromosome D09, Gossypium_hirsutum_v2.1, whole genome shotgun sequence genomic region, the following are encoded:
- the LOC107891319 gene encoding transcription initiation factor IIB-2 — protein MGDVYCSDCKRQTEVVFDHSAGDTVCSECGLVLESHSIDETSEWRTFANESGDNDPVRVGGPTNPLLADGGLSTVIAKPNGASGEFLSSSLGRWQNRGSNPDRGLIVAFKTIATMSDRLGLVATIKDRANEIYKKVEDQKSSRGRNQDALLAACLYIACRQEDKPRTVKEICSVANGATKKEIGRAKEYIVKQLGLETGQSVEMGTIHAGDFMRRFCSNLGMNNQAVKAAQESVQKSEEFDIRRSPISIAAAVIYIITQLSDDKKPLRDISLATGVAEGTIRNSYKDLYPHLAKIIPSWYAKEEDLKNLCSP, from the exons ATGGGGGACGTGTATTGTTCGGACTGCAAGCGGCAGACGGAGGTGGTTTTCGATCACTCGGCGGGAGATACGGTGTGTTCGGAGTGCGGGTTAGTTTTAGAGTCACACTCGATCGATGAGACGTCGGAGTGGAGAACCTTCGCAAACGAGTCGGGTGATAACGATCCCGTCCGTGTAGGTGGTCCCACCAATCCGCTTTTGGCGGATGGCGGTTTATCTACTGTTATTGCTAAGCCTAACGGTGCTTCTGGTGAGTTCCTCTCGTCTTCGTTGGGTCGGTGGCAGAACCGTGGGTCGAATCCGGATCGGGGGTTGATTGTCGCTTTCAAGACCATTGCTACCATGTCTGATAG GTTGGGTCTCGTTGCAACCATCAAG GATCGAGCCAATGAGATATATAAGAAGGTGGAAGATCAGAAGTCTAGCAGAGGAAGAAATCAAGATGCATTGTTGGCTGCTTGCCTATACATTGCTTGTAGACAAGAGGACAAGCCTCGCACTGTCAAGG AAATTTGCTCTGTTGCCAATGGAGCCACAAAAAAAGAAATTGGCCGAGCAAAAGAATACATAGTGAAACAACTGGGATTGGAGACTGGCCAGTCTGTGGAGATGGGAACCATACATGCCGGTGACTTCATG AGGCGTTTTTGTTCCAATCTTGGTATGAATAATCAAGCAGTTAAAGCTGCCCAGGAATCAGTTCAGAAGTCTGAGGAGTTTGATATAAG GCGAAGCCCGATATCAATTGCAGCTGCTGTTATTTATATCATAACACAGCTGTCTGATGACAAGAAGCCTCTTAGAG ATATTTCACTTGCTACAGGAGTTGCAGAAGGGACAATCCGAAATTCGTACAAGGATCTTTATCCCCATCTGGCAAAGATAATACCAAGTTGGTATGCCAAGGAAGAAGATCTCAAGAATCTATGTAGTCCTTGA